GATGATTCTCCTCTTTCATTGTAACGTAGTAGCTGTCGGAGATACAGCGGAGCTTGTTTCAGTGGTGGTAATTTAACTTTCCCTTCCTTGCAGCAGAGACCAAATTGTGGAACTGTGATGTTACCTGTGCTTGTGCTTCTCTCTCCATGCCACataatggcattgcaaaattcacaaacACAATTTGGTTTTCCCAGATATGAAATTTGAGTGACATCCTTCGCTACATGAGATACTTCACAGTCGTTTGCTTGCCTTTTTCAGCTTGAGGATCTCTTTCCTTTTCCGCCTAGCTTCCTTTGCTGCTGCTCTAATGATGTCTGATTGACTATCATTAGATTCGAGTGTTGCTAGTTTGGAGGCTGCTTGCTCAGGTATTTAGATTCCTTGATGATGCCACATATTCCTGCATTTTATTGTTTTTATCACTTTAATAATCCAAGTAAATTAATATTTATATGATTATTTTTGGTACTGCGGTAATGAAAACCTTCCGTTGTTTTGATTTGCTCTAGTGCGTGTTCGACACATGTTGACTGCGGCTAGTGAATCCTGAAATAAATGAGGTAAAAGGTGTAACTGATTTTATTCTGAGATATAAGTGAGAACATCTTATACTTAACTGATTTTATTTGTCTAGAAATTCAGAATTGTTGATGATAAATTTAATGTAAACATGTCAGGCACCACATTGTTTGCAAGGATGCTGAAGGTATTTGTATGGAACAGATAGTTTCCTGATAAGATTCTTTTTCATATGGATTGTTTTCCAACAGAGGATTTTAAATCGTCTAAAATCATTATTCTATTGTGAAAGAAGGATACTTGTGTTGTCACCTTCCAATGAGAGGACGTATATGCTCTGTAATTGGTGATCAGAATCTCAATTTTATCGCCGCTTTCTTTCTGTAATTCAAGTTAATACAAAGCATGTGTAATGAGATCGGAGAGTTGATGTATATATTAATCATTGCAGGAGACATGCATATATTATTTGTGGAAGGAGATAATGAACATTGGCTGCAAGTACTGCCACACAACCTGTCTGCTCCTTGTTGCTTGCGAGAGGAGGGCAATGTCTTGCCGGGATGTGCACGCTCTGTAATTGGTGATCTGAATCTCAAGTTTATCGGCGCTTTCTCTCTGTAATTCAAGTTAATACAAAGCATGTGTAATGAGATCAGAGACTTAATGCATATAGTATTAACTATTGCAAGGAGACATTCATGTATTATTTGTGGAAGGAGATAATGAACATTACCTGCAAGTACTGCCACACAACCTGTCTGCTCCTTGTTGCTGGCGAGAGGACTAATTATTGCCTGTATGTGATGAAGGATGAGATCGGGAGCGGTGTCTTGCCTGGATGTGCACGAATTGAGTCGATATAGAATTCTTATTTGTAAAGAAGCATAGTTAAGGCTTGAGTTTGTAGGTTAGAGTTTGTCATCTGTACGTTTTAAACCTATACAATATCTGAGCCGTTATTATTTTGTGTCACCAGATAGATAGCTCCTACTTGAAGTCAGTTTCCATGTATACTACAATATATGCACGTCTCTGTTTCTTACACATCTTGTCTACACATTGTTTTTCTTCAGAGAATTGTATGTTACACACACGACTCCTTATCTcgacagaattgtttttctttaaAGAATTTTAATATTTAACCTATTTAATTCCAATTAAAATCTGAGTCATGGCTGGTCAGTGGTCACGCATGATATGTCTAGATGGCAAGATGGAATGACCTATTGATTGGCAATGCAGATTACTAAGTGGTGCACTTCAGCTTTATTGGTCGTTAGTTCCATGCACAATGGGCTCTTGGCGAGAACAGTTGATGATGTGCACACCGTTGATTGTTTGGCTGTCATATGCTTTCTCTGTAGCTGTCTCAACATGTGAAAAAATTTATGTTGTCGAGAGGCCTATTCTGTAGCGGATGAACATGTGAAAATCGCTAATATGTGTACGATAAATGACAATGTTTTTTGTAAAACTGATGTACCACCCCATGTGGCTGATTTTCACTAATGACTTTACTAACACAAAGGTACGCATTTACATTTACTAAAATCAATCTTAAACAATGATGTTCATATGATGTACAAATCTGATGCTCCTATATGTTCTATTACATGCTAAATAATTGGATTTCCACTAATCAACGATTTGACTTTCGAGTTCTTGATACACCACACTTCTGAATCTCTTTGTTCATCAATTCTTTATTGACACAACTACGCCTTGTCCTAGGCCTTGAATCATTGTGCTCCTCAGTACCTGCATGTTCTGATTCTTCTTCACGGTCATTCTTTACTTGTTTGCTATCGATACCAGCACATTTGCGAGTTACGGCGCGTTTCCTCTTGGGGCCTGCTTCCATAGATTTTGATTTCATTATTTCTTGACTACTTTCAGTTTTTGGTTCTTCATCAAGGTGTACAACATGAGTTGTGCTACTTCTCCTACCCCTTTTAGTCCGGTTAATAGTGGGTTCACCATCCTCTGGTTCTTGCTTTATAGTTTTCATAACGGATAACTTGTCCGCTTGCTCCTGCCAAAACATTTGTAACAATTAGTGACTTGCAGAACTATGAAAGAATAAGCAAATGCAGCAAAAAACTTACATGGCTATCTTTTTGAATTCCCTTTTTCTTAGATTCCTTATCAACAACAGATATGAATTCATCTTTCTCTTGACTATCCAGATTTTCTGATTCTTCATCAGAATGTACAACATGACGTGTGTTCCTAGTCCTCCTAGTCTTTTTAGTGTCTGTTAGAATGGGTTTATCATCCTCCATCTGCCCATTCAAGACATTGCGTGTGTTAGTAAGGGGCTTATACCAAAACATTTCAATTTGGGTAAAGTGCCATCAACATTCATTATAAAATATGGCATGCAGATACAAAATAATATAGAGCATTGTAGTAGAAATAGATGATACCTGCTCAACATTTGAATGATTTACTGATGTATCTTTTTCAGAATCTATGAAAAAGATTCTATGAACAGTGTATTCTTGATAACCGTACTTCAAATTATAGTCATTCAATCTGAATTGAAAAATCAATCTCTGCCCACAtattttctggatttgttttgcctgCTCATGGATATCACAATCATCCCTCTCTATCAAAACACTTGCAGATTGCTTAATCAATTTTTTTGCTTCTGCCTCAAACATGGTGCAAGTTGTTGTTGCACTGAGATCACATATCTCTAGTTTCAGTTTGTACCTAGTAATAAAATGGAACATGTGGTTAGTGCAGGTTAATTTACTAACTAAAGAATGAGATAGTATTAAATTCACCTTGGACATATCTTCTCAGGTTCTTTTTCACATTTCGGACAGTAGAAGTGGTTCCCTTGTTTCTGTACTTTTTTGTTGCATTTACGGCATCCTATGTAGTACCACTCATCTGATGTATTAATTGACTTAATCATTGCTTCTGCAGTATAGAACTTTTCCTGTCCATTATAGGTTAAATTAGCACATAAAATCTATGAGAAAATAATATAATACTAACTATAAATACCTGTTTTTCAGATTCATATGTAATTTCAGTTATTTCTTTTAGGGTTCTTCTGTTATAGAGCATCTGTTCTTGAATTGTGCCTTGCAAATGGGCTTCCGGCTCTATTTCTTCTACCATATCATTTTGCAAGCAATACCTGTTTTGCATGAGATAAGTATCCATGTATGTAGTAGAACATGTTTTTCATATTACTGCAAAAAAAATTGTTTCACCTCGTTTGAAGCTCATTTGTTTCAGGGATATCCAAATCGATGTAAACTCTGGTCGCACCTGTAGATGACAGCGAGTACTCTGCATGCACTTGATATATTAGATTATGTATATAAAAAGACATGCTTAGAAATACTTGCCCATTGTTAATACGAATACAAACCTTTGAGTTTTCTAACATTAGTTGATGTTACGATGACCACACGCCCCAATGAATCttcatcaatttgaccaaccttATTACCCCATAGTCTAATATTAATTTTTTGATCCCTATATATTCCAAGAGAAATATCTATTAGCACCCACGATAATTGTACTTGTCTAATTGTTTTTAGTGTACTCACTCAATCCGAAGCACAATATCTCGAATCTTTGAAATCCCATGGGTTGtgtgtgtttcttcaatatgtCCTATGTAAGTTGCTATGCCAATGACGTCTGCTAATAAagtggtattaatatgcataatagaTGGAAGTTAATAATTGAAACAAATTAAATCATACCAGATAAGTAAATCTTTTGGCTGTCTCTTGTGGAAAGAACTTCAACAGTACAAAACGTTAAGCTTTGTTCTGctattttgatatttttttgacCTTTTATCTCTTGAATTTTTGTCATGTGCAAGAAATTTAGAACCTTTTCGCTTTCAACTGGGCGGAAATTCATTGCAGACATAACCTTAAAATTTGATATCATGTAGACTAAACCTTCTCGGATCAATGGTCTGAACTTGTTAACCATATGCTTCATTACCTTGCCATGTATCATAGTACCCTGAAACATTACAGTGCAGCGAGAAGATGCATCAATATTATAGTAACTACTACAACTCACAATAGTGTATTTATGTTGGAAATTCATAAAGTTTCATCATCAAGCTAACCTCTTCATCAAGTAGTATCATGTCAAGGCTAATAAGTTCATTGCTGTTGAGATTAATGGCATCCCATAGCCTAATTATTCTGACCTTGACTTTCCAGGAATCCTTCTAATTGCTAATCTCATGGAGCATATCGTATGCCATTGTTTTGAAGGTAAACAAAAGAAGTTGACCTATAAAAACACAATTTTCAGAAGATTACATATTGGTGGCCATGCAATTTGCATGTAGTATGAAGTCCAAAGCCTAACAATTTGATTGAGCCAATGAAACAAATAATCTCTCTCAGATCTGGGCCAGAAAGCAACAAAAAGTAATTTGAATTGTAAGCAAGCATAATTTTGTTGCTTAGTAATTTCTTAGTCTCTGGCAAATCCAAGGCTTCACTTGCGAAGAAAGATTTCTTAGCCAATCATGAAGTTCATAAGCAATATGAAGTAAATACCCTAAAATTTTGAATTAAccaacaaaacaaacaatctctgaAAAACTGTACCAAACAGGAGAAGGTTCACCAGCGGCGATGTTCACGACCGACAGGAGCCTCCTTGATGTGTAGATTGTTTGTGTCAGGCTGCAGTTAATTTATAAGATGGCGGCATGGGCTTGGTTCTGCCCCGTCGCGATCTCCACGAAGTGCCCAAAGAGTGTACGTCAGCAAACCTAGGATTGAATCCTAGGACTGTCAAAGGACGCAGTAGAAAACATGAATCCTAATGCAATTGAAAAGATAAGGTCGATTCAAATGTTAAattaggaaaaaacaaaaaaagtgacaAACCTGATCTATTCCCCAACTTGGTTGCTCCAATTTGAGAGAGATTTGTTTGTTTTATCCATGGGAGGAGGATGAGAGATTCCATGGCGTGAGCGCACCAGATCAATTTCCTAATTTCTTTGCTCCAATTTGAGAGATATGATTGATTTCCTTTCTCTGGGGAGGAGGAGACCATGGGGAGTAGGAGACCATGGGGAGGAGAGAACGTGAGGAGGAGACCATGGGGAGGAGGAGAGACTATGGCACACGGTTGTTTTTTTTACATGGAGAGTAAGAGACGTGGAGAATATATACTTTTTTGAGGGATTTTGAGGGCATTTTTTACACAATTTTGATGGCTATATACTGAGTAGATATATCGTGCAATTGTGATAGCATGCGGTTCGGATTTGTAATTGATTTATATGGTTGATCTACCACTCAAAAAAAGATTGATCTATATATTAAAAAAATTACGGTTGATCCAAAAAAAATTACGgttgatctacaccgtaataacacggtcccaccagattaacggttcCTATTTACTGATTAACatggtaatttcttgggagtcgctaattagtataggtatagatagatagatagatagatagatagattagattaacctaatcacttaggttagttaattaatctgttaggttagttaacagtccatgacagctgggacccacacgtcagtttgacccagtcaatgccctattgactgctgacgtcatgatgacgtcagcatacactattctggataatgttgatgtaaaataattaaataaattttaaaaatgattaaatattttaaaattaatataaaataaactgtagctcggatggaaaaactttgtacatgaaagttgctcagaacgacgagacgagtccagatacgtagcccgttcgtctgccacgtgTCCCTagaatagtgaacctgcaacatttcacctccggttcatctgcccgaaaacgcgaaacaccgggatactttcccggatgtttcccctttCGCTGATGTCACCTACTACCACGTTAgagcacacctaacaccgctcattgtcatgtcatgcatcgtcatgcttatgtttgcattgtatttactatttcttccccctcttctctccggtagactacgagaccgacgctgctgctgcccaattcgactacggagttgacgacccctctttcttgccagagcaagcaggcaagcccccccttgatcaccagatattgcctattcttctctctactgcttgcattagagtagtgtagcatgttactgttcggttactcctattctgttgcatagactgtcattgttgctacagtcgttgttaccttacccgcaatcctaaatgcttagtataggatgctagtttatcatcactggccctacattcttgtcagtctgccctgctatactatcgggccgtgatcactggggaggcgatcacgggtatatattatacatatatacatactatacatatggtgactaaagtcgggtcggctcgttcagTACCCGcacgtgattccgatgtgggggctggaaggacaggtggctccatcccggtagaggtgggcatgggttcccgacggcccccgactgttactttgaggcggagtgacagggcaggttgagaccacctaggcgagagatgggcctggccctagtcggcgttcgcggttacttcataataacatgcttaacgagatcttggtatttgatctgagactggccactggcctatacgcactaaccagctatgcgggaacagttatgagcactcgacgtcgtggtatcagctaaagccttcttgacgtcagcgattgagcggcgcgcgccgggttggactggaacgccttctcttgtataagggaggctaggtctgctcaccggccgcgtacgcatcgtgcaggtgtgcaatgggcgatgggcccagacccctacgcgcataggatttagaccggggtgctgacctctctgttgtgcctaggtagggcagcgacgtgttgatcttccgaggccgggcatgacccaggaaagtgtgtccggtcaaaagggatcgagcgtgttgggttatgtggtgcacccctgtagggaagtttatctattcaaatacctgtgtccctcggtaaaaggacgacccagagttgtaccttgaccttatgacaactagaaccggatacttaataaaacacacccacacaagttccagagacatccccgtgatcgctttcccacatggagacgaggggaggattgctgggtaggattatgctatgcgatgctacttggaaaacttcaatctactctcttctacatgctgcaagacggaggctgccagaagcgtagtcttcgataggactagctatccccctcttattctggcattctgcagttcagtccaccgatattgcctctttacacatatacccatgcatatgtagtgtcactacaagaaatacgtTAATCCATGACGACCCCAAACCCTCACGAACAACATGCAAACTGTCACAAACACCCAGTCATGATGTTTGTGAAATCCATCATGTATTCCCTATCATAAATTGGTTTCTGTGACGAAATCTCAGAACTTTCACAGATTAGCAAAATCTATGATGGTTCCTGACCATCACAGATGATCCCTAGGCTCGTCCATCCTAGGCCAGGCCAAGCTTCTATGATGGTCAAGTACTATCAGATTGCATGATGTGGCTGCTTGCGTAGCCCATGTTGTGACCGGCCCAATTTGACTTTAGCCCACTACTCCAAGCATAGCCAACCCCATTAACCAGTTTCATTCTCCAGCCCATTATGCATTTTTCTCTTATTCCATTCTCTAATTGTATTTGCTGTTATCTATATTCTCACGTCCAGCCCATTAGCCAGTTTTCTAGTGGTGCAACCCGTTAGCCTATTGCCTCAAGTCCGGCCTGTTAATCTTTTTCCACATGTATGGTTTTGCCACCTAATTTCAGCCCATCGCATTACTGTTTCAATTAGTACATATTTCGGCTTGATTTGTCAGGCAATCTCAATCCATTCAATATCACTTCTATTATAAATTATTTCCTAAGAAACAATATTAATTCTTGTCTAGCATCAGATAAGATCACATATAACACATATAACAACAATATCAATTTTTGATCCAGCATAACATGAATCTACCATCACTCCAGTACAACAAACTACCTTAATAAAAATGCTTGCATTCATTCATCCATCAACAGAATGCATGCTGGCAAAGCATTACTTGATCATCAGCAAAAGCATGGCACCAGTAGAAGATTACACATGTTAGCACCAACTTCCAGCAATACTATGCTTCAACAACCACCTTAACCTATAACTGAACTTGATCGCATTTGGCTAGCAAAAACTCAATTTTCACATCCATCTCAACTTGCTTCTTCATGTTCTTCTCATCTTGCATGATCCTTGATGTCTTTGAGTCAAGGTATCAACAAAGGCGCGAAGCTCGGCATTTCCTTTCTTCTCCGCTACAAGTTCTGCTTCAAGGCTGCTTCCACTAATGCCCTCACACTCATGTTGGATCCCCACATGTTGGAAGAAAACTGGTCTTATTGGTGCGCTTGGCAAGCACATCAGCTAGAATTTTGGTCAGAGGTTGGTTGTTGTGCATCTTCTGTATGTAGACACCTTTTCCATTTGAGTCAAGCAGTGCAAGCAAGAAGCATGGTTATAATATTATGAGAAAACTTTACCACAAGAATAGAAGAAAAATTGGTGATCTCCCTGGGTTTGATCCCACTATGTATGTGGCTAGCAATGTGGAGGTGTGGTGTGACTATGTATGTACAGATAGACATCTAGTTATGCAAAAGATCATGTATTCATGTTCAGGTAATCCTCCAAAATTTGATGGAAACAAATATAGCATAGGCATACATGATACACAATCATGAAAACTGCACAAACTGTATAAAATATATTGGGAGCAGGTATGAATTGTTGTTTTTGTAGATAAGATATATATATTAATGTGTCGTAAAATTATTAACAGTTGCCAAATAGGTCATATTCATGTCAGAAACAAATAATAGTACAGAAAGGAAATCTAGTCATTTTAAAGTGATATATGCTCAATTTTTTCAAGGTTAAATTATTCTTCTACTTCTTATAGGCTGACTTTACAATTATTGATTATTGTACTACTGGATCTATAGAAAACGGTAGGCATTGTGATACCATTAAAAATCTTTGAATGTTGACTTGCAATTGCAGCTCAGTGCGTAGCATTTCTTGCTGCTGTAGTGGCACTCCTAAAACAAATCCAATGTAGTGGGTTCGTCATCTTTGTATTTTTCTCCCTGAAAACAACATATACACAACAAGATTACATTTGTATTTACCGCTGCTTGAAATTTGGTAGCTATGAAGAAACATGTACAATACCAACAATGAACTTTACTTAATTTATCTGTGTAAAATAAGATACCATTAGTGAAATACAACATTATTGGTTGAATCCATGGAAACATTATATACAATAACTATGTAGAAGCAAAAGTTGATAGGATAGGTGTACGTCCACAACCACATGTCTCGCTTACCAAATTATCACAGTGCACAGGGCAGCTAAGCAAACCAGTTGTTTCATGAAACTAAACTTGAGCTCAGTTAGATTTGTTCTTTTCACAGACCTCCTATATCAAAAGACCAAAATACATGTAAGGCACTTTATAGGTTAGCGTGTAGAAGAAAGAGTTTGGTTTTCAGGAAGAAATATACCATCTTTTTTGGATCCTTCCAGCTTCCCACAGGGGCATTCAACTGGTCATTAGTCATTGATTTGCCAAGAGAAATTCTCATCACCGAAATGGATGGGAATGGATTAAAATACTTTTGTTTGAGCCTGCGTCACTTTACAGACAACAGACTTCATCATTTGGGTACAAGCCTTCATAACTGGTGCAGCTGTGTTCATATGAAAAGTTATCTATCgagaaggaagacaataaataattaTCACAATATCTCATAACTAACATATTGCTAGCCATGGAAGAGGGGAAAGGCCTGGACTATACTTACAGCAACTTTGCCAACAAAGTCACGGATGATCCAGCGCTATCCTTTTTCTTAGATCCTTCTAGTGCTCAAGCACATGCATAGGGTTTCTGATAGTGATAATGCATTCAATTGAAAACTTTGCAGCAAGAAAGAGGTACCTCTGGCCTTATATTTCCTTCTGGAATGATGAGCTACATTTCGGTCCGCCGAGATCGACTGATCCTATTGAGACTTTCTCCTATATTGTTTCCCTTTCCAATTGCTCCTCTACTAATTGTATATCTACAAATAAGAAAAAACAACATTGATTAAGCTAAGAAAATAGCAAAGACAATATATTAGTGATTGAATGGAAACAACAATCAAAGAGAGAATGACAGCGCAAGGCAGTGATAAGAGGAGCTAGTGATCTATGCACCAGTAGATGATCTCACAAGGTGAATTAGTTGACAATATAGCAGATAAACACATGAACAATGGTAATGGGACATTTTCACAAGCTTAATCAATTCTGGGTGCAGTGCAAGTAAGTAAAAAATCACTTTCTTTTGGTATTTAGCACAAGGAACTACAAATGGTTGTTTGCCATGCAGTTGCAAAAACTCAGCAGAAACTAGAGATCAAATACAATAGCAAAGCCAAGTCCGATCACAAGCAGTGCCCACAATGGTATCATATTGCATTCCATAACCATGACTTGAAGGATATCAAGACGAATGTCCAGGAAATTAAGCATATATGATCGAATTGCTAAATTTAGAATCTAAACAGGATGTAAATTTATGATTTAGATTAATCATATATGATTGAATTGATGGATTCAGATTCTAATATTTCATCTCATGGCTAATCGCTATGGGTTTTTTAGATGTACATAAAAGTCAGTACATACAATAGCTACTGAATAGACCAATACATCCTTGCATGGAACAATAGAGTATACAGGTAAAAGTTT
Above is a window of Triticum dicoccoides isolate Atlit2015 ecotype Zavitan chromosome 5B, WEW_v2.0, whole genome shotgun sequence DNA encoding:
- the LOC119305527 gene encoding replication factor A protein 1-like, with amino-acid sequence MHINTTLLADVIGIATYIGHIEETHTTHGISKIRDIVLRIEDQKINIRLWGNKVGQIDEDSLGRVVIVTSTNVRKLKEYSLSSTGATRVYIDLDIPETNELQTRYCLQNDMVEEIEPEAHLQGTIQEQMLYNRRTLKEITEITYESEKQEKFYTAEAMIKSINTSDEWYYIGCRKCNKKVQKQGNHFYCPKCEKEPEKICPRYKLKLEICDLSATTTCTMFEAEAKKLIKQSASVLIERDDCDIHEQAKQIQKICGQRLIFQFRLNDYNLKYGYQEYTVHRIFFIDSEKDTSVNHSNVEQMEDDKPILTDTKKTRRTRNTRHVVHSDEESENLDSQEKDEFISVVDKESKKKGIQKDSHEQADKLSVMKTIKQEPEDGEPTINRTKRGRRSSTTHVVHLDEEPKTESSQEIMKSKSMEAGPKRKRAVTRKCAGIDSKQVKNDREEESEHAGTEEHNDSRPRTRRSCVNKELMNKEIQKCGVSRTRKSNR